A window of Saimiri boliviensis isolate mSaiBol1 chromosome 1, mSaiBol1.pri, whole genome shotgun sequence genomic DNA:
CGCATCGTCGTATTCGGTTCGCTGCGCTCCTGCCGCCACCGCCTCGGCGCCCTTCCCTTGGCCCTTGTTCCCCCAATGTCTGACGCTGACTCTCGGACTGAGAAACGCAAGGTAAGTAACTCCAAATCCCGAGGAGCGGGTCGGGCACGGATGGAAGACACGCGCTGGAGCCCGAACGGCAGCATCTACTGCCCGCTTACCGTGCACGTGCAACCGAGACGCTTGCATCGGCCCTGCTTGTCGCCAGCGGGAGGCGGCGATCCGTGTGGGTCGGGTTCCTTCTCGGGCAGGTTCTTTTTAGGGAAAGGTCTTTCACGCGGAACCTGCGGGCTCTTGGCCGAAGTGCGGCTTGGGCCGGGATGCTGCGCGCAGGCCTGGTGAAGGGTCGCAGGCCCGGGGAGGGGGAGGAGCAGCGCTTGCTTTCGGCGCCGGCCGGGGGGTTGGTAACCGGCCCTTGCAGTACGGGGCTGTGCGCCCAGTCTGGAAGTCTCGCCGGCGGGCCTGGTGAAGGGTGGCAAGCCCGCGGAGGGGGAGAGGCAGCGCGTGCTTTCGGCGCTGGCCCGGGAGTTGGGGACCGGCCCGGAAAGTCTTGCCGCGCGCGGGCCTGGTGAAGGGTCTCAGGCCCAGAGAGTGGGAGAGGCAGCGCGTGCTTTCGGCTTCGGCCCGGGAGTTGGGGACCGGCTCCACAGTACCAGGCTGTGCGCCCAGCCGGAAAGTCTTGCCGCCGGCTCCGGCGCCCTGAGAGTAGTTGCCGCGCAGTGTGAGCGAGTTTCGCGTCTTGGATTTTTTTGGGCGCGCAGGCCTGTTGCGCAGGATTTGGGGAACTGCGGTGTGATTTAACTAACAAAACGGGGCTTTTCCTTTTACTCATTCAGGCCAAGGTTTCGGGGCTGCTGCTGGTTCGTCTTCTCTAGCGTACGTGGGGCCCCTGCTTGCTCTGCAGGAATCGTGCGGACAGTGCCATGCGCACTATCCACTGGCAGCGAGAGATTTAGGCCCTCCCCTGACCACCTGGACCGCGCAGGGAACTAGCCGCGACCAGCAGAACCTGCCTGGTCCCTGGGGCCGAGCTATCTCAACTACTTACGCGTGCCCAAGCACATCGACCCTGTTCGCGGTGCAGGCTGGTGGCGCCGTGGCCTCCGAGACCTGTTGCCCCAGGGTGGGCGCTACTGGTGGAGGGCCCGACCGATGCCTGGGCGGAGGGTGTGGATTTAATGGATGATCGCGGACCTGCACGTCTGTGGCCAGGGGAGGCTCTTCGGCTTTGCCTCGTGTCTGCGGCGCacaaggagaaagggaggaagttGTTGGAGAATAATTGCAGCAGCTAGGGCTGTGACGGCCGTTGGGGTCTGCCCCCGACGGTCCAAAACAAGGACCAGTGGCGAGGACTGGGCCTGGGGATGGCCCTGTGGGTGCGGGCGCGGCGCAAGTCCTGCTTTGTCTACAGGTGACCCGCTGCCCCGAGCGGCGGGAGCCGCTGGGGCGTCTGTCCAGAAGGAGCACAGGGATGGGGCAGGGTAGCCGGGACAGCCGGTCCCCAAATCCTCCCGCGAAGCCGCCGCCACAGCCACGGCCCGAGCCGCGCTCCGAGGCGAGTTTGTCAACAATCGCCGCGCCTTTGGCGGCCTGACCCGTAGGCGCCGCCCCCACCGTGGCTGCCGATTGGCTGCGGCACGGAGCCACCGTGCGCGGACCAATTGGGAGCGCGGGCACCCGGCGCCAGCGGCGCGGGGAGGTCGGCGGTGCCGGCGGCGGCGGGCGCAGAGCGCAAGGGGAGGAGcgggaggaggcggaggatgtTCCCGGCGGCTGCGACCGGGGCCGCGCGGGCCAGAGGCGCAGCGCGCGGAGCCGTCGGCTGCCCGGCGGAGCGCAGCGGCGGGCTGGCCGGAAGGCGTGGGCTCTGTGCTGCGCCGGGGACTCTGAACCCGAGTCCCGGGCTTTGTCTCCTGCGCTGGCTTCGTGGTGACGGTCAGGGGCCACCGGCTAGGCGAAGGGCGCGGGTCGGACGCCGCGGGGCCCGGTCCCGGACCAGGACGCTGCGCTCTGAAGGGAAGGCTCGGACGTGAGTTTCGGCGTGATTGCCTTCTGAGGGGAGGGTCTGTGGGGTGAAGGAGGTGCGCACCAGTGTTGCCTAGCATTCGGACCTAGTTGTGGACTTGGTAGGGGTTGGCTTCGGGGGGACCACCCCAAATTTGGAGGTGTGCACCTCACCCTGCGGCTGCACCTCGGAGAAGTTCTGCCTGATTCGGTGCGGCGCGCAGTAAGGGAGCGGGAGGGAGGGACCACGGCTGGAGAGCCCGGAGCCCGGCCGAGCCGCGCTGGAGTTACAAACTCTATTGTGACGCACTTACTACGACTGACGGCCGCTGCCAAACCTTCCCCAGACTTGCTGTCCTCAGCATTTTCGGCAAACAATGGGGCCGGAGCAGGGAACACGGCCAGCCTCCTGCAGTCGCTGCATCTGCACCTTCTCCTATGCTGCAGCCTCCTATCTAACCAACCCCGGGAAATCAGAGCCGCAAGGAATTTCTGACTTAAGTCTGTTATGGGCAGAGAGCACACATGAATAGACTTGAGATAAACTACTACTTTGGAaatgcgcgcgcgtgtgtgtgtgtgtgcaccagTTTTTCTCAAGCTGTTGACATTGTTGCTGTATTTTGTTTGGGGTTACGAAGTTTAGTCCCaccctctaccaaaaaaaaattatgtctttattattttagttacatttttattatgtggGCGATTGTCAGAAAAGTATAGAACATAAAGTATTGAGGATTAGCCctaagaatttttaatgattaggTGAGagctaatttgtttattcattgatttattttttttcatttattttattttattttatttttttgctcaaaATAATCTTAGTTTCTATTTTGCTTGCAGAAAAAAAGACCAAATGGCAAAGCAACCTTCCGATGTAAGTTCTGAGTGTGACCGAGAAGGTAGACAGTTGCAGCCTGCGGAGAGACCTCCCCAGCTCAGACCTGGGGCCCCTACCTCCCTACAGACAGAGCCACAAGGTAATCCCGAAGGCAATCACGGAGGTGAAGGGGACAGCTGCCCCCACGGCAGCCCTCAGGGCCCGCTGGCCCCACCGGCCAGCCCTGGCCCTTTTGCTACCAGATCCCCGCTTTTCATCTTTGTGAGAAGATCCTCCGTGCTGTCTCGATCCTCCAGTGGGTATTTCTCTTTTGACACAGACAGGAGCCCAGCACCCATGAGTTGTGACAAATCAACACAAACCCCAAGTCCTCCTTGCCAGGCCTTCAACCACTATCTCAGTGCAATGGGTAAGCAATGCCCGGGTAAGAGGCACTTGATGTGTGGATGATTGAATCTGCTTGAAGGCTGTGTGTGGCAACTAAAATCCCCTTTTAAAACCCTGTAACTGATGTATTCCATGTTTTGATGGGAGTGGAGGATGTGTCAAACTATCaaaccaacattttttaaaagttaattaaattttgTGGCAGTGATGAGTTCGGGTCAAAACATTAGCTTTCAGGCGTGACTTCATTTTAAGCTAAAGTGTGTAACCACGACATGTTGTTTTAACCACCAGACTTTATATAGTAATGGTATTTTGCTTGAAAGGGACCTGATCATTTATAGAAAATTAATAGCTTAATCAAAAGTGTGGAGAGATgacaattatttttgaaaatgacacttttaaaaaaaatgaactagtTCATAAAAGCAGTACCACCATAGAACCATGAAAATGGTTTGTTTTCTGCTTAAATTCCTCTTTGGACTTACTGCTCAAAGGGTTCAGCAGAGTACTGATCAGATTAGGTTGTAGGATTTTATTTCAGGGATTAAAGGCAGTTGTAGGGTTTGAACCAAGAGTGGCTGACATAAATACAGAGAGGCCCACAGCAAAATCATGGAAGGAACGGACCTGGTGGAGGCCGGTAAACTGGAGAGTATTTGCCCCTCCCTGTATGGGCCATGCCTAATTGTGGCTGTGAGGGCATGTGGTCTCAGGGTGGTGGGTTTTCCTATATTGCAAGATAACCCAGGAATGCAAAATTGATGCCAGATACCCTGTTTCAACATTGACAACTAATTTAGATCTTTGAAAACATTGTACAAGCTGAAAAGAAATACCTGCAGGCTTGATTTGGCCCTTGAGCCTGTGACTTTGGGTACATACAGTCCTGGTAACCCTGGTGAGGAGCTGAGTCTGTGTTGATTAACTTGCTGTTCCCCACCAATGGAAAAGGGTCATGTCTTGATCATTAGTCAGCACAATCACATTGACCATTTGTCCAGATTAGCTTGCCGTACATGAACAAGATAAAAGTAATTTGGTAGTTATCAGGAAATCCAGTACAGAGTCTTTTAAGTTTAGATTGTGCTTCATGATGAAGGCTAACTCAACAAAGTCATCAAACTTGACAGTGGAGCAGAATGATATTTCTAAATTCCATTCAGCTCTGTCTTCATAGGCTTCAGTGAGGTAAATCAGGTGGACCGTTGCCAATGTTACAGAATTGGAAGGAACCTCGGGGTGATGGTCACTTGTCAGAGGTTGGGCACGCCTGTGAAGTGGTGGGCAGAAGTGACAGACGTCCCAGCAGCTGCACAGGTGGGCTGCACATCTGCTACCTTCTGGCTCCTTTCCCTTAAAAGTACTTTTTTAGGGCCCATCCTTAGGGAAAGGAGCTGGAAGTTTTATTATTGCTGGTACTACTGCTCATGAACTAATTTCAGCCTTAGAAGTTCTTAGTGCTTGTAAATGTTCCACTCATGAAAATGTTACCCCATATATATGAACTTGCTTGCTTACTAAATGAGTCAACAGGGCTCTGTGGTGTGTACCTTAAATATATGGTTTTTAAAGATCTTCTGGAAGCTATTATCGCTTTTCACACTTTCACAGCAGAAGCTTCACACTTGTGGTTATTAAGCTGTTTTCTCTAAATAATCAGGTCCTTTTCAAGCAAAATGCATACACTGGTCTCTGTAGGTGGTGGCTTAATGCATGGAAATAGTTTCTCCTTCCCTGGAACTAGGAATAGTGGGTGAGatagtgtatttttttaatgtaaagacaGGCAGGAATGCTTTCTTGGTGATAAATACTATTTTACAAGCTAATTATAAGTTAAGTACTGTTACTTGAGATGAAAGATAGGGCTTCAAAGATCATAATCTAAATTTTTATGCACAGCTAATGGTTATATCTGTGAAGTAAAGTCATGGATCCTGAGGTATAATTTTATAGTATTAGCTACATTTCAGTAGATGGTGTGATGAAGAGTTTAATGcataggattaaatgagaagttACAAAGAGTGTGTTTAAAGTTAATGTACCGAGGTAAGTTTTCAGTGTTAAGTGTTTGGGAGATTTGTTTTGGAAGAGGATGAGCTGGAGTTCGGGGAGGGAAAGACGTATCCAGATGTGAGTTTCTTAATTTGAAGCATAAAATTTGCAATTTTTGTAGTATGTAATTAACTTTTCTTTGGCCATTCTACAGTCTTAGCTCATGCCTGAAGACCACTGAAATAATGCTAACTTAATAAGTGGTTCTCTTGACTTTGTTTAGTATTTTTACTCAGCCCTATCCATGAAGTTCTTCAATGAAGCTTTTGATAATTTATTGCAAAATACATTTTCCACAAAGAAGTCATTATGATTGGTTTGAACTAGTGGAACACAAATGTGAGGTTATAAAGAGGTTCGCCTTAGCCAAGGGCTCCTTTAGCCACAAAATAGTTTTTTTGCTCAGCAACTTGGGGTAGAGAGTGCATCTTGAAGTTTTGTTCTTGCATCTGTGTTCTAATGAGAAAGTAAAGTCCTATGTGGAATGCATAGTAGTTAAGTGTACTAACAGTGtcttcatattttcctttatgtctCTAATTCTTCTGAAGACAGGTTCAAAGAATATGTTTATCTGTGGAGCAACAGATACAGTTTTTACACTTCTCAATATTAGTCTCTTTACACTCTGGGAGGATTAACTTGAAAAATGATGTCTTAGCGAATAACtgattatttttatcaaaatcacTCATGTGTCCATTTACTGAGTGTCTTTTTGGATGAATGTTTTATGCCATATGTGTTAATGCAAATTAAAGTGTAGTCATTACACTAGGTGTAGTCAGTACAATTTGGAAATACGAGttgagaaaggtcaggttatagAGAAATGCGCCCTCATGTCATGTTAGTAAATGCCTTAAACTTTATACTTGTTCCCTGGCACATCGGAATTCACAGATGGAAGATAATGGCTTTCTTTTTTGCACCCCTCAGAGTCTTGTGGGTACTTCTCTTATAGCTGGTAATTGTCTGACCCCTCTCTTAGTTTGTGAGCTCCCTGGGCGGGGCATGATGTCTTGTAAATGCTAGTGAGTGCCTGACAAAGAGAAGCCCAGGAGATGTTGCAAGTCAATCCAGCTCTGCCTGTTAGCCTTTCCAAGGAGCTCAGTTAAAAACGGAGGACAAATAAAGTTTAAGCAGCCAAGTACCAAGAGAAAGATCCTGACCTCTGCCCTgccaaaatgtttttcataacCTGGATCTAGCTGTAAGTTTTGCCACGTAGGGATGACAGTTAAGGTCTAGCTCAGCACAGCCCAGCAGGAAAGCCACACATGCATTAAGCACTTGACATAGGACTAGTCTGAACTAAGTTGTGCTGTCAGTGTTGATACATACTAGATTTTGaggacataaaaaagaatgaaaaatagttGAATTGTTTTCACGTGggttacatgttgaaatgatattttaaatatgtaagttaaatataaacttgtattgcaatttaaaaaaatacaaagcatataATTTACCATGTAAACCATTTATTTCTAAGTGTGCTGTTCAGAATGTTAAGTGCACTCATTTTGTTGTGCAGCCAGTCTCCAGAACTTCTTCACCTTGCGAAACAGAAATGCCATGCTCATTaaacaactccccatttcccccctccCCCGCAGCTTCTGACaaccatcattctattttctgtctattAATTTGACAACTTTAGGTACCTTATATAAGTGAAATTTATACAGTATTCCCTtctatgactggcttatttcacaatGACCTCAAGTTTGTTTTATCTTGTagcatgtcagaatttccttcctttttaaggatgAAAGGTTGTTCCAGTGTGTGTCTATCATACATTTCGTTCATCCATCCGTTCATCCATCAGGGGACACTTGcattgcttccactttttggttaTATTATGagtagtgctgctatgaacatgggtatgaaaatatcttttggggattctgttttgaatttttttggatatatacttggaagtggaattgctggatcatgtaattctctttttaattttacgGGGAACCGTCATCcatcatgctgttttccatagaggctgtgccattttacattcccaccaacagtgcacaacggttctaatttctccacctACTCAccaacactgttttttttttttgtttgtttttgtttttaacagtagTCATCCGAATGGATatgaggtgatatttcattgtggtttagGTTTATATTTACCTTCTTTGATTTGTATGGCTACCACCACAGTCAAGGTACAGAACAACTCCACCACAAGTATGTCTCATGATACCTTTTGATAGCCACAGCCACCTCTCTCCCTCTTGCTTGAGCATCTTGTCATATGCTCATTggtgattaaataaaatatatttcaatattgactttctctgtttctttttacctttttaaacgTGGCtactagaaaaatgcaaaattaggtCCATAGCTGGTGTTCTGTTTCATCTAAACAGGCTGGCCTCACAGAGAGAGGAGCTGGAGTGTACAGCGCTGCTCTAGCAAGCAGGAGTTGACCCTTCCCACTCAGGCCACGTAATTTCCATGAAGCTTACTCCTTGAGTTGTTTGATTGACTTAGGAGAAAGAAAGTGATTAGCCAAATCTTGTGAGCATTTTAAACATTGAATAAGCATTATAAACAGCAGTATACTGACTTTTGTTTTACCTCTAAACTCCATCGTGTATTTGGACTTCAAAAAGTAGATGGTAGAGCACATGCTTCCTCAGCACCTCCAGGCTACCCAGAACCTCACAATAGAGGTGTTTTTGAGAGAGTCCTAGCTCTGTCTCTGAAGCCCCATAGTCACTTGTTTGACACCAGGAGAAATAAGGAAACTTCTTAGGTCCTAAGTGGGGAGAGAAAATGCTGAAAGagaaagatgttttttttttctttttaccacttCCAAACACAATTTAGTAATTGTTAGTTTCCcagttttaaatttatatctttcaaaaattttttgcaagTAATTATAGATTGACATACATTTACGGGaaataacacaaagaaatcaTATATGCCATTTACCCGGTTTCCCACAATGGTAACATCTTGCCTAGTTACAGTATACAGTCACAACCAGCAGTCGACATTAACAGAATCCATCTACCATGTTCAGATTTCTTCAGTTTCACATTTAGTccattttatttgtgtgtgtatgtgtagatgCTACTATTAAGTTTTATCAAATGTGTGGATTTGTATGGCtaccaccacagtcaagatacagaacaacACAACAAGGATTTCTCATGATACCTTTTCATAGCCACAGccacctctccctcttccttaACCCTGATAACCACTCATCTGATTGACATGTCTGTACTTTCGTCATTTCAAGGATGCTATATAAGTACAATCATACTATATATgaccttttgagattggcttttttcacttagcataattcccTTGAAATTAATCTGAGAGTTGTGTATTAATAGTgccttcttttttattgctaagtagtattccatagcaTGATGCACTACAATTTGTTTATGCACCTGTTGAAGCATACTGTGTTTGCATGTTCTGGCAAGGCCCTGGCACAGATGGAACTTAGGGGGAGGATTAAAAGTGTTTATTGtaattgtactttatttttatttttatatatgttttttgagatggagtctcactctgttgcccaggctggagtatgctTTTgggatcttggctccctgcaacctccaactccttggttcaagcgattctcctgcctcaacctcccaagtagctgtgattacagacatgcaccaccacaccttgctaatttttgtatttttagtagagatggggtttccccatgttggtgaggctggtctcgaattcctaacctcaggtggtctgtctgccttggtctcccaaagtgctgggattacaggagtgagccaccgcacctggccctacttttaatatttatgtgtttGCTTGTAGTGTACAagcaaatagaaatacaattgatttttgtgtgttcgTCTTCTGTTTGTGCAGTTTGCTCAACTCCTTAATTCTAAGAGTTTTTCCATACATGTCCTGGGAGATGTATACAGTCATGTGATCTGCAATAGGGACagttttatgtcttctttctgatctgtgtacatttttttttcttgcccaattGCACCTGATAAAACTTCTAGTGTTTATGTTCACTGGGAGTGCTGAGAGCAAACATCCACACCTTGTCCCCAATCTTAGAGGGAAAGCcttctgtttttaataattaaatatgatgttaagTATAGGTTTCATAtggatgctttttaaaagaatgaggaagTTTTAACCTGTATTCCCAGAATGCTGAGTTTTTGTCATTCATAGATGGTGGttagattttataaaatgcttctgTATCAGTTGATATGATCCCATGATGTTAATTTATGTTAACCTATTGATATGGTGCATTGCATTGATTTGCAATGTTAAGTCTCTCTTGGATGTCTGAGACAAATCCTGCTTGGGCATGGTCTGTAATTCTTTTCATCCATTGTGGGATTGAATTGCTGATGTTTTGCTTAGAGTATTTGTGCTTAAGTTCTTGAAAGGTGTCTGCcactttttttaaagactggtttTTACATCAGGATCTTAATTaggaagggttccctcttttaTTTTCAGGAAGAGATTGTGTTAAAATTGGTATTGATTCTTCTCGCAATGTTTATAGAATTCTGTAGTCAAACCATCTAGGCCAGGAGATTTTTTGGTGGGGGGCATTtagattatagattttttttctttgtttttttaggaCTGTTCAGGTTGTCTGTTTCATCCCAGTTGAGTTTTCATAGTTTATAACTTTTGAGGAATTGGTTCATTTCTTCTAAGTTACTGAATTTATGAATGTGAAAAGTATTTGTTGTAGTTTCATATATTTAATGCATGCAGGATCTGTTGTGAATAGCTCCTGCTTTATTTCTGATAttgataatttgtgtcttttttatcTCTATCAGTCTTTCTGAAAGTTTATcagttttaatgatttttaaaccAGGTTTTTGTTGCACTGATTTTTCTCcactttcctatttttaattttattattatttccttctgcttGTTTTATGCTaggttctttttctagtttcttgagggagAAACTTAGAATCATGTTTTGAGACCcttcctctcttattttttactcagaaacatttaatagatatttacaaacAGAAACCCTATCTTGGGCAGCCTCAAGATGGGGGGTAACCATGGTTACCCTCCCCAGACCCAGGGCTTATGTGCCATAGGAAAAGAGTATATATGCCTCAGAAGGGATGTATAGGACAGTTGCTTAAGGGCAGGAATTATGATAAGTAAGATAATATTAAAGTTGTTTCGACCTGAGAACAGGATGGATGGTAGGTATATGCTTGTACCCAAGGAACAGTAGATAAAACAGAAATCTCGGAGGCATTCCTAAAACCAGAGTTAATCAGAAGTCAATACAGCAgattagcatccaagatggagttgctttggcTTCCACACTCCAGCCCCCAACCTGGCTCTTATAGTCTCATGTGCCTTGCTCTTCTGCCATGGTCCTTGAGCCTTCAGCGGGTGTGCTTCATATTGTATAGCTTTACCAGTAGTGCCTTGGCAGTGGAAAATAGATCGGGCACAGTGGGACTCCAAATGAGGGAGATTCTCAGGCTTTGTCACATCATCTGTAGTCCTCAGAATACCAGAATTCTGGTTTTCTTGGAAGAAGTAAAATGAGATAAACACTGTTAATATGTGTACAAAGattataatgaaaaagaatatgaagaaaattggAACTCGGTTCTTCCTTAGAGACTTGTAGCTGGGAAATAATTCAGGATGCATTTTGAATTACaggcaaataataaaaactcaaaaatagtGGTTAGGGCTAGAATTTGATAACAGGTATACAATAGTTTTCTttggaacatatttttttctctccagtttcCCCATTTCTACCAAGGaccaatttatttgcaaaataaattttagtctCAGTATACTTAGCCTGATTAGTTggataaagtgcagcaagaatagcGATTGGCCATATAGGCTTTTGTTAAGTTGGCTTTGTTGGAATGTTTTTCATAAGGAATCTCAGATTAGACTTTTATAAGCTTCCATGCTAAAAAGCCAAGCTGAAAATTTGCCTCCAAACATTGCCTGTAAAACCTCCGAATTGGATGAATTCCTTTCTTCTGGAGATCCTAAAGTATCCTTGAGGttcctgggcctgtcagaaaATGATATTCTTTACTTATCCAAGGTCAGGAACCTTGTAAGGGAACTGTGTAGACAAGTTACCAGGCCTGTCTTTTAAAGgggatttttattctttaaagcaATCTAGGCATTTCTGAAAATACGCCATTtgagtcaaagccttggtaaaataaccagtgtctCCAATTGCATATGGAATGTAGTCTATgcaatttcagttcttttaaatgtGTCAAGGTTTGTTTTGCAGCTCAGGATATGGTCTATTTTGGTGactattacaaaagaaaacagagtgtTACTGAACTGATGCAAATAATTCTATTGCCATAAAGTAAGAATACTCATAAGGAGTCTCCAAATTTTGGAGCACTCAGAGAGAGGCAAATTTTGCTCACAGAAGTATACTTTACTCAGTCAtaagctgtaaatagctcaaaagcAAAAGGATTTTCTTCGATTGACTTTACAAGCAGGATGCTGTCCATTCGCCTTAGAACTGCCATCCACAAACCAAATAGTTCTTGGTCAGTCAGGTGAGAGCTGTCTTTCAGGTGCTGTAGAATACAGCAGCTCCTCACACAGTTCCAGAGTTGACTGAACAGAAGTCACATCTCAGGAGCAGAGGTGGTAGATTTTTACCCCCTTTTGCTTTTCTAAAGTAAGCGTTTAGTGCTAGAAATTTCCTTTTCACCACTGCTTAGCTGCATCCCAcatgttttggtatgttgtgttttcatttttattgagttctctctctatatttttaaatttcctttgacACTTCCTCTTTGACCCTAGGTTATTTAGAAGTGTACTTTAGTCCTAAATCTGTGGAGACCGTCCTGTTTTCTGTCTGctactgttttctttctgattcttttatggtcagagaacatattttatactatttcagttttataaatgtGTGAAGATTTGTTTTGTAGCTCAGGATATAGTCTATTTTGGTGACTGATCCATGCATTGGTACTTGGAAAAAATCTGTATTCTGCTGCTATTGGTTAGAGTGTTCATTATATATCAGTCAAACCTTATTGGTTGATAGTGTTGTTTAGTTCTTCTCTGTCCTTGctgatttttctgtcttgttctgtCAGTTGCTGAGAGTATGGTGCTGAAATCCCTAGCTCTTTCCTTTCAGCTCTATCAGAGTTTGCTTCATGTCTTTTGAGGTGCTGTTGTTTGGAGTTTACACATTTAAAATCATGATGTCTTCATGTTGGATCTGATCTTTTATCATTCCTTATAAAATGTACTTTATCTGGTATTAATAGCACCTCtgcttttttaaacattaatctGCTAATGTTAACATAGtattatctttttccatcctttcactttcaatCTTCATAAGTTGTGTTTGAGGTAAGTTTTTTATATATGGCATGTCTTTAGGTAAACCTGTTTTTTCTAGTCTGCCAAATGTGTGTCTTACATGTtctagaccatttacatttaagataatATATAAATCGAAACACCTTTtcattatttgtgttttgttctctttgttccttgtttttttgttttgttttttaaccttaCTGTG
This region includes:
- the BCL2L11 gene encoding bcl-2-like protein 11 isoform X3, yielding MFPAAATGAARARGAARGAVGCPAERSGGLAGRRGLCAAPGTLNPSPGLCLLRWLRGDGQGPPARRRARVGRRGARSRTRTLRSEGKARTKKDQMAKQPSDVSSECDREGRQLQPAERPPQLRPGAPTSLQTEPQGNPEGNHGGEGDSCPHGSPQGPLAPPASPGPFATRSPLFIFVRRSSVLSRSSSGYFSFDTDRSPAPMSCDKSTQTPSPPCQAFNHYLSAMETTWRQWGEEV
- the BCL2L11 gene encoding bcl-2-like protein 11 isoform X2, which codes for MFPAAATGAARARGAARGAVGCPAERSGGLAGRRGLCAAPGTLNPSPGLCLLRWLRGDGQGPPARRRARVGRRGARSRTRTLRSEGKARTKKDQMAKQPSDVSSECDREGRQLQPAERPPQLRPGAPTSLQTEPQGNPEGNHGGEGDSCPHGSPQGPLAPPASPGPFATRSPLFIFVRRSSVLSRSSSGYFSFDTDRSPAPMSCDKSTQTPSPPCQAFNHYLSAMASMRQSQAEPAGMRPEIWIAQELRRIGDEFNAYYPRRLEK
- the BCL2L11 gene encoding bcl-2-like protein 11 isoform X6 translates to MFPAAATGAARARGAARGAVGCPAERSGGLAGRRGLCAAPGTLNPSPGLCLLRWLRGDGQGPPARRRARVGRRGARSRTRTLRSEGKARTKKDQMAKQPSDVSSECDREGRQLQPAERPPQLRPGAPTSLQTEPQASMRQSQAEPAGMRPEIWIAQELRRIGDEFNAYYPRRVFLNNYQAAEDHPHMVILRLLRYIVRLVWRMH
- the BCL2L11 gene encoding bcl-2-like protein 11 isoform X1 — its product is MFPAAATGAARARGAARGAVGCPAERSGGLAGRRGLCAAPGTLNPSPGLCLLRWLRGDGQGPPARRRARVGRRGARSRTRTLRSEGKARTKKDQMAKQPSDVSSECDREGRQLQPAERPPQLRPGAPTSLQTEPQGNPEGNHGGEGDSCPHGSPQGPLAPPASPGPFATRSPLFIFVRRSSVLSRSSSGYFSFDTDRSPAPMSCDKSTQTPSPPCQAFNHYLSAMASMRQSQAEPAGMRPEIWIAQELRRIGDEFNAYYPRRVFLNNYQAAEDHPHMVILRLLRYIVRLVWRMH
- the BCL2L11 gene encoding bcl-2-like protein 11 isoform X5 — translated: MFPAAATGAARARGAARGAVGCPAERSGGLAGRRGLCAAPGTLNPSPGLCLLRWLRGDGQGPPARRRARVGRRGARSRTRTLRSEGKARTKKDQMAKQPSDVSSECDREGRQLQPAERPPQLRPGAPTSLQTEPQGNPEGNHGGEGDSCPHGSPQGPLAPPASPGPFATRSPLFIFVRRSSVLSRSSSGYFSFDTDRSPAPMSCDKSTQTPSPPCQAFNHYLSAMGIFE
- the BCL2L11 gene encoding bcl-2-like protein 11 isoform X4 gives rise to the protein MFPAAATGAARARGAARGAVGCPAERSGGLAGRRGLCAAPGTLNPSPGLCLLRWLRGDGQGPPARRRARVGRRGARSRTRTLRSEGKARTKKDQMAKQPSDVSSECDREGRQLQPAERPPQLRPGAPTSLQTEPQDRSPAPMSCDKSTQTPSPPCQAFNHYLSAMASMRQSQAEPAGMRPEIWIAQELRRIGDEFNAYYPRRVFLNNYQAAEDHPHMVILRLLRYIVRLVWRMH